In the genome of Streptomyces sp. 846.5, the window TTCAAGCCTTCCTCGCCCGAGGCAGCGGCCGATACCTGATGGCCCTGCCTGGTCAGGGCGAGTTCGAGACCCGTGCGGATGGCGGGGTCGTCCTCGATGAGCAGCAGATGAGACACGCGGGCCATTCTGGCCCATGAACGGCCGATCGATCGACCCCCGGCGGGGTCCGCAACGGGCCGGAGGCCTTGTGACACCTCTGTGACAGTCGACGGACACGGCCATGACGAGCCCGGGGCAAGCTTTTGCATGTCGGAGTCGGGGGACCCCGGCAGACCGCACCACCATCCACCAGGGAGCGCAGCATGAACGCAGTCACCGAAGTACGGAGCGCCGCGGCACTTCGCGCTGCGCGCCCGGTGCACCGGACGTCGGTCCACAGCACCGCCCGCCAGGCGACGCACTCGCCGTCCTGCGAGGCGGCCGCGACGGGCTCGACGACCATGACGCTCACTCTTCGCGGGGTGGTGCGCAGCACCACCGTCCGCGAACTCCCGGGGGGTACGGGGGGTGCCGGGGGGAGCGGCCGGCAGGCGGGCGGCTCGGGGGAGCCCGCCGTCCTGTCGGCCGCTGCACCGGTCGCCGCGCCGATTGCCGTACCGGCCTTCGGTACCGAGGAGCGCCGGCTCAGCAACGAGGAGGAGTTCTCGGCCTACGTCCGCGAGCGCCGCGCCTCCCTCTACGCCACCGCCTACCACCTCACCGGCGACCGCTTCGCCGCCGAGGACCTGCTGCAGAGCGCGCTCTTCAGCACCTACCGGGCCTGGGACCGGATCACCGACAAGGCCGCGGTCGGCGGGTACATGCGCCGCACCATGACCAACCTGCACATCTCGGCCTGGCGCCGCCGCAAGGTGAACGAGTACCCGACCGAGGAGATGCCGGAGACGGTCGGCGACACCGACGCCATGGGCGGCACCGAACTGCGCGCCGTGCTGTGGCAGGCGCTGGCCAAGCTGCCGGAGAACCAGCGCACCATGCTGGTGCTCCGCTACTACGAGGGCCGCACCGACCCCGAGATCGCCGATGTGCTGAACATCAGCGTCGGAACGGTGAAGAGCAGCATCTGGCGCGCACTGCGCCGGCTGCGCGAGGACGAGATCCTGGCGTCGCGCGACGGCGACCTGGGTGGAGCTTTCGGCGAACTCGTCGCCTGAGCGAGGGCGAGAACGCTGAGGGGTGTACGGCCACGGGGAGTCCCGTGATCCGGGGGGATCACGAGGCCCGCACGCCCGGGGCAATCGCGGGGGAGGGGGGAAGTCGCGGGAGGGGGTCCGGCTCGGGGGAGCCGGGGGCCCGCGACAGCAGGAAACGGAACGGGCACGGCCGGCCTCGGGGGAGGCGGGCCGGGCCCGTTCCGCCTTTTCGGCTGCGGACCGTAGATGGTTGTTCGCGCAGTTCCCCGCGCCCCTGGGGGTCTGCAACTGGGCCAGTTGCACTTGTTAGGGGCGCGGGGAACTGCGCGAACAACCATGCACACGCCGCACCCGAGAACCGGACCTACCGCACGGCCCCCTCAAGCACGTGCACCGCATCGCTCAGTGCAACGATCCGCCCCAGCGCCTCAGCCCCGCCGCAGGCGTATGCGCCCTGGGCGACCTGTCGGGAGACGATCCCCCGCTCGGCCCGCATCAGCCGCCACCCCCGGTGCACCAGATACGGCACCGACTTCCGCCGCTCCCGGACATCCCGGCGGAACCGCCGCCACGCGGTGGTCACCGGCTGGTTCCGCAGGCAGATCGCGTCGCCGAGCAGCCCCTCCACCTCGCACCGCCGCACGATCTCCGCGGCGAAGATCCCTTCCGCAATGAACGCCGCGGCACCGTCCAGGGCAAGCGTGTGCGTGCCGATCCGGCCGTTCGCGGGGATCGAGTACACCGGGATCCCGGCCCGGCCGTGCGCGCACAGCGCCCGGATCGCGGCCATCGCGTCGTCCGCGTGCCACGACCCCGGGTCGTCCCAGTCGGGGCCCTGGCCGTCGGCGAGCGGCGGGATCGTCGGGTCGTCCCCGTCCTTGTAGAAGTCGTCGAGCTGCAGCACCGGCAGCCCGGCCCGCTCCGCGAGTGTCGACTTCCCCGACCCGGAGGGCCCGCACAACAGCACGACTCGGGCCCGCACCGGGCTGTTCATTCAGCTTCTCCTCGGGATGTCCGCGTGCGAAGGCTCGCTGCCCGCGGGTTCACGTGGGGGTACGGGGGGTCGCTCCCCGGGAAGGTTGGAGTATGGGATCGCTGCTCACGGGACACCAGTCTGACGTATGGACTGCCCCGAGCAGAACCAGGGGAAACCGGAAAGCGAACGGGCACGCACTCGGGGGGGAGGAGCGCGTGCCCGTTCTCAACGGGCGACCGGCCCAGGGGGGGTGGGGCGGGCCGCCCGGTCTTTGGGGGAGTCGTCGACCCGGAGGTCAGATTCCCATCGGGTGCCACACCGTCTTGGTCTCCAGGAAGGCCAGCAGGCGGTCGGTGCCCTGAGCGGCGGTCCAGTCGTCGGTGACGTCGGGACGCCGTACACGTTTAAGGGTATCCGCTGCGAGCGTTTCCAGAGCGCGCGCCGAGCCGGGGCCTTCGGACGAGTTCACACCGGTGAGGTCCAGGGCGTTGACGTCCTGGTGGGAGGCCAGGGTCGGGGCGATGTCCTCGGTCCGTCCGGAGATGAGGTTGACCACCCCGCCGGGGAGGTCGGAGGTGGCCAGCACCTCGCCCAGGGACAGCCCGGGGAGTGGCGCCTCCGGGGCCAGCGCGACCACCACGGTGTTGCCGGTGGCGATGACCGGGGCGATCGCGGAGACCAGTCCGAGCAGCGAGAAGCCGTTCCCCTTGGTGGGGGCGACCACGCCGACCACGCCGGTGGGCTCGGGGGTGCTCAGGTTGAAGTACGGGCCCGCGACCGGGTTGGCCGAGCCCGCGATCTGGGCGACCTTGTCGGTCCAGCCCGCGTACCAGACCCAGCGGTCGACGGCCGCCTCCACCAGGGCGGCGGCCTTCTTCGCGCCGACGCCTTCGCTCGCCGCGACCTCGGCGGCGAACTGCTCGCGGCGGCCCTGCAGCATCTCGGCGGCGCGGTAGAGGATCTGCCCGCGGTTGTAGGCGGTCGCGCCGGACCAGCCGCCGACGGCCTTGCGGGCTGCGCCGACCGCGTCGCGGGTGTCCTTGCGGGTGCCCTGCGGGACGTTGGCGAGCCACTCGCCGGTCTTGCGGTCGGTCACCTCGTACACCCGTCCGCTCTCGGAGCGGGGGAACGCGCCCCCGACGAAGAGCTTGTAGGTCTTCATGACGTTGATACGGGTCTCGGTGGTACGGGTCTCGGTCTCAGACATCGAGGTAGGCCTCCAGCCCGTGGCGACCGCCCTCGCGGCCGTAGCCCGACTCCTTGTAGCCGCCGAAGGGCGAGGTCGGGTCGAACTTGTTGAAGGTGTTGGACCACACCACGCCGGCCCGGAGCTTGGACGCCATCCAGAGGATGCGCGAGCCCTTCTCGGTCCAGATGCCGGCCGAGAGTCCGTACGGGGTGTTGTTGGCCTTGGCGACGGCCTCCTCCGGGGTGCGGAAGGTCAGCACCGACAGCACCGGGCCGAAGATCTCCTCGCGGGCCACCCGGTGGGTGGCGCTGACGTTGGTGAAAACCGTCGGCGCGAACCAGTAGCCGGCGGACGGCAGCTCGCAGGCGGGGGACCAGCGCTCGGCGCCCTCGGCCTCGCCCGCGTCGGTCAGCTCGCGGATGCGGGCCAGCTGGGCGGCGGAGTTGATGGCGCCGATGTCGGTGTTCTTGTCCAGCGGGTCGCCGAGCCGCAGCGTCGCCATCCGGCGCTTGAGGGCGTCCATGACCTCGTCGTGGACCGACTCCTGGACCAGCAGCCGGGAGCCCGCGCAGCAGACATGGCCCTGGTTGAAGAAGATCCCGTCGACGATGCCCTCGACGGCCTGGTCGACCGGGGCGTCGTCGAAGACGATGTTCGCGGCCTTGCCGCCGAGTTCCAGTGACAGCCGGGTACGGGTGCCGGCGAGGGTGCGGGCGATGGCCCGGCCGACGTCGGTGGAGCCGGTGAAGGCGACCTTGTCCACGCCCGGGTGCGCGGTCAGCGCGGCGCCGGTGCGGCCGTCGCCGGTGACGATGTTGACGACGCCCTTGGGCAGACCGGCCTGGCGGCAGATCTCGGCGAAGCGCAGCGCGGTCAGCGGGGTGGTCTCGGCCGGCTTGAGGACCACCGTGTTGCCGGTGGCCAGCGCCGGGGCGATCTTCCAGGCGAGCATCAGCAGCGGGAAGTTCCAGGGGATCACCTGGGCGGCCACCCCGACCGGCCGGGGGTTCGCACCGAACCCGGCGAACTCCAGCTTGTCGGCCCAGCCGGCGTAGTAGAAGAAGTGCGCGGCGACCAGAGGCAGGTCGACGTCGCGGGTCTCCCGGATCGGCTTGCCGTTGTCGATCGACTCCAGCACGGCCAGCTCGCGGCTGCGCTCCTGGATGATCCGGGCGATCCGGAACAGGTACTTGCCGCGCTCGGCGCCGGGCAGCGACGACCACGGGCCGAAGGCGTCATGCGCGGCCTTCACCGCACGCTCGACGTCCTCCTCGGTTCCCTGGGCGAACTCGGCGAGGACCTGCTCGGTGGACGGGTCCACCGTCTTCAGCGCCTCCTTGCCGCTGCTCTCGACGAACTCGCCGCCGATGTAGTGGCCGTAGGAGCTGGCGATCTCGCCCGCGGCGGCCCGGGACTCGGGCGCGGGGGCGTACTCGAACAGCTTGCGGCCGGGGGCCGCGGTCCGCGGGGTCGTCGCGGTAGTCACCGTCGGGGCTTCGGGCTTCTTCTTGTTGGCCACGGCTAGTCCACCGTCACATAGTCGGGACCGGAGTACCGGCCGGTGGTCAGCTTCTGACGCTGCATCAGCAGGTCGTTGAGCAGGCTGGAGGCGCCGAAGCGGAACCAGTCCGGGGACAGCCAGTCGTCGCCCAGCACCTCGTTCACGGTCACCAGGTACTTCATCGCGTCCTTGGTGGTGCGGATGCCCCCGGCGGGCTTCACGCCCACCTGGACGCCGGTGGCGGCGCGGAAGTCGCGGACCGCCTCCATCAGCACCAGGGTGTTGGCCGGGGTCGCGTTGACGGCGACCTTGCCGGTGGAGGTCTTGATGAAGTCGGCGCCGGCGATCATCGCCAGCCAGGAGGCGCGGCGGATGTTGTCGTAGGTCTGCAGCTCCCCGGTCTCGAAGATCACCTTGAGGTGCGCGGCCGTGCCGTCGGGGCGCAGACAGGCGCCCTTGATCGCCCGGATGGTCTGGAAGACCTCCAGGTAGCGGCCGGAGAGGAAGGCGCCCCGGTCGATCACCATGTCGATCTCGTCGGCGCCGGCGGCCACGGCCTCGGCGGTGTCGGCGAGCTTCACCGGCAGCCCGGCGCGCCCGGACGGGAACGCGGTGGCGACGGAGGCGACCTGCACCCCGCTGCCGGCCACGGCGGCGTGGGCGAAGGGCACCATGTCGGGATAGACGCAGACGGCGGCGACACGCGGCGTCGACGGGTCGCTGGGGTCGGGGCGCATCGCCTTGGCGCAGAGCGACCGCACCTTGCCGGGGGTGTCCGCACCCTCCAGCGTGGTCAGGTCGATCATGGAGATGGCCAGGTCGATGGCGTACGCCTTGGCGGTGGTCTTGATGGACCGGGTGCCGAGCGAGGCGGCTCGCGCCTGCAGGCCGACGGCGTCGATGCCGGGCAGCCCGTGCAGGAAGCGGCGCAGGGTCGCCTCCGAGGAGGCGACCTCGGCGAGGCTTTCGCGGGCGCCGTCGGCGACAGCGGCGGCCCCGTCGGCGACTGGGGGCGGGGGAGAGGTGGGCATGCTCACCAGATGAGCATATCTACACGCGTAGCGTTTCGTCAGCACCCGGCCGGTGTGACTTACGGTCGATCCGTCCGGGCGGACCCCGATGCCATATCGCAATTCGACCCCGGGAGATGGTGGCGCTCCGCTGAGGCAGAATCGTTCACCATGAGCGACTCCCAGGGCCCTGACGTGCCTGGCCAGGAGACCCCCGGCCAGGATGCCAAGGCAGCACCGACCCCCACCCCCGGCCCGACCCCCGGCCCCGTCTACGCCGACCGGAGCTACCGCTCAAGGTCGGGTGCGGCCGCCGGCGTGCTGCTGCTCGCACTCACGCTGTGGCTGTGC includes:
- a CDS encoding SigE family RNA polymerase sigma factor, translated to MTLTLRGVVRSTTVRELPGGTGGAGGSGRQAGGSGEPAVLSAAAPVAAPIAVPAFGTEERRLSNEEEFSAYVRERRASLYATAYHLTGDRFAAEDLLQSALFSTYRAWDRITDKAAVGGYMRRTMTNLHISAWRRRKVNEYPTEEMPETVGDTDAMGGTELRAVLWQALAKLPENQRTMLVLRYYEGRTDPEIADVLNISVGTVKSSIWRALRRLREDEILASRDGDLGGAFGELVA
- a CDS encoding ATP-binding protein, producing the protein MNSPVRARVVLLCGPSGSGKSTLAERAGLPVLQLDDFYKDGDDPTIPPLADGQGPDWDDPGSWHADDAMAAIRALCAHGRAGIPVYSIPANGRIGTHTLALDGAAAFIAEGIFAAEIVRRCEVEGLLGDAICLRNQPVTTAWRRFRRDVRERRKSVPYLVHRGWRLMRAERGIVSRQVAQGAYACGGAEALGRIVALSDAVHVLEGAVR
- a CDS encoding aldehyde dehydrogenase family protein; its protein translation is MSETETRTTETRINVMKTYKLFVGGAFPRSESGRVYEVTDRKTGEWLANVPQGTRKDTRDAVGAARKAVGGWSGATAYNRGQILYRAAEMLQGRREQFAAEVAASEGVGAKKAAALVEAAVDRWVWYAGWTDKVAQIAGSANPVAGPYFNLSTPEPTGVVGVVAPTKGNGFSLLGLVSAIAPVIATGNTVVVALAPEAPLPGLSLGEVLATSDLPGGVVNLISGRTEDIAPTLASHQDVNALDLTGVNSSEGPGSARALETLAADTLKRVRRPDVTDDWTAAQGTDRLLAFLETKTVWHPMGI
- a CDS encoding aldehyde dehydrogenase family protein — its product is MFEYAPAPESRAAAGEIASSYGHYIGGEFVESSGKEALKTVDPSTEQVLAEFAQGTEEDVERAVKAAHDAFGPWSSLPGAERGKYLFRIARIIQERSRELAVLESIDNGKPIRETRDVDLPLVAAHFFYYAGWADKLEFAGFGANPRPVGVAAQVIPWNFPLLMLAWKIAPALATGNTVVLKPAETTPLTALRFAEICRQAGLPKGVVNIVTGDGRTGAALTAHPGVDKVAFTGSTDVGRAIARTLAGTRTRLSLELGGKAANIVFDDAPVDQAVEGIVDGIFFNQGHVCCAGSRLLVQESVHDEVMDALKRRMATLRLGDPLDKNTDIGAINSAAQLARIRELTDAGEAEGAERWSPACELPSAGYWFAPTVFTNVSATHRVAREEIFGPVLSVLTFRTPEEAVAKANNTPYGLSAGIWTEKGSRILWMASKLRAGVVWSNTFNKFDPTSPFGGYKESGYGREGGRHGLEAYLDV
- the deoC gene encoding deoxyribose-phosphate aldolase, which gives rise to MTKRYACRYAHLVSMPTSPPPPVADGAAAVADGARESLAEVASSEATLRRFLHGLPGIDAVGLQARAASLGTRSIKTTAKAYAIDLAISMIDLTTLEGADTPGKVRSLCAKAMRPDPSDPSTPRVAAVCVYPDMVPFAHAAVAGSGVQVASVATAFPSGRAGLPVKLADTAEAVAAGADEIDMVIDRGAFLSGRYLEVFQTIRAIKGACLRPDGTAAHLKVIFETGELQTYDNIRRASWLAMIAGADFIKTSTGKVAVNATPANTLVLMEAVRDFRAATGVQVGVKPAGGIRTTKDAMKYLVTVNEVLGDDWLSPDWFRFGASSLLNDLLMQRQKLTTGRYSGPDYVTVD